CACAGCGCTGCCAGGTATTTCAGCGCCTGAGTCTGCGGGTTGTTGCAGACTGCAGCGGCCTTATCCCTTCAGTCCATGGATCTCAGCGGGCCTGACGCCATCGACAAAGCCATTGATGCAGGGGTTGATCTCGATGGATCACCTCTGCCCGATGCCATGCTTTCCCTCTATCGGGAGGTGATGACCCTCGAAGGCCAACGCAAGCGCAGCGGTGTCAAGAAGTCGATGCGCAATCGCGTCGTTCGCACAGGTGCCAAGCACTTTGACCAAGACACACTCAACAAGCGTTTGCTTCAAGCGGGCTGGGAGGGTCTGAAGGCCAAGGAGATTGCCTTCTTCTTCGGCTGACCCGAACCGTCATCGAGGCTCTGCCGCTCAGTCTTGGCAGAGCTTCTCCATGGTGTCGATCACTTCCTGCTGAAATTCATCGAGCGCACTCGACTCACTCAGATCAATCCCTTCACCTGCCGCGTTCTGGGCAAGGTCTTGAAAATGGAAGGCACCCTCACCATTGGCCAAAAACTCCATGGCAGAGGACTCGCCGCTTTCGCGGAAGGCATCGCAGAGGGCGAGGAACGCCGCGTCTTCAGTGAACTCCCAATCCATCGAGGAGGCATAACTGAATGACCTTTAACGCCTCGCCCCCGGGATCCGTCAACCACCTGGTCGCGCAATGTGGCACTCCTTCGTCAGAATCGCTGGGCTTTAGAGGCCAGAATGACCAGCCTGAGCAACGCTCAAATCAATGTTCCGAGAACGGATCTCAACGTTCTTGGCTCTGCGCTTGAGCTCTGCAGCTGTGAACCTCTAACGGGATGGTTCCGCGATGGTCATTGCAGGAGCGATTCTTCAGATCACGGACAGCACACTGTGTGTTGTGTGATGACGGAACGCTTTCTCAGTTACAGCAAGGCCCTGGGAAATGATCTGAGCACTCCGATGCCTGCTTATGGGTTTCCCGGCCTTCAACCTGGGGATCACTGGTGCGTCTGCGCACCACGCTGGAAACAGGCCATGGAGGACGGGATGGCACCCCCGGTTCGCCTTGAGGCGACCGAACAGGGCTCTCTGGCAGTGATTCCCCTTGAGATCCTGCGTGAACACGCTCACCAAGGGATGCACTGACCATCCCAGGCCAGAAACGCACCTGTTTGCTCGGGCGTCTGCTGAAGCAAGACATCGAGTAGGTGACCGGCTGCTCGCTCTGGGCTAAACAGCTTGTCCGGTGGCACGAAGCTCTGAAAGGGTTGCGACAAAGGAGTATCGGTCGTACCCGGATGAAGCATCGTCACTGTGGCTTCGGGAAAGCGCCGCGCCCACTCCACGCTGAGCGTGCGAAGCATCATGTTCTGGGCCGCCTTGGCAGCGCGATAGGCATACCAGCCGCCACTGCGGTTGTCTCCGATGCTTCCGACCCTGGCGCTAAGACTTGCGAAATGAAAGGGTTCATTGCGACGTAGCGCCGGCTCAACCGCCTTGGCCAGGAGCAGGGGGCCGGCCGCGTTGATTTTGAAGGATTCGATCAGTTGGTCTGACTGGACATGCTGAAGACGTTTCTCGGGCTGCAGAGAGGGGCCGTGCAGGCGACCAGTGGCGTTGAAGACCAGTCGCAGGGGGTGGTGGTCATTGGAGAGTGTTTGGGTGAGCCTGGAGAGGCTCTCGAAATTCTCCAGATCGAGAGGCCAGTCGGATGCGTCTTTCGGGTTTCGGCGACAGAGCGTGACCGTGAGCTGCGGGCAGCGATCGGCCAGCCGGGACGCCAGCACTTCACCGATGCCACCGCCACCCACAATCAGGGCACGGCCCAACCACCGTTCCGGGCTTGATTCAGGCATGATTCAGCCGCCGCTGTCGCGGATATGCAATTCACTCCCTCACTGTCACTGTTGTTGACCACCTTCACCAGTGTTCTTGCGCTGGGTCTTTGGTGGGGGTCTGGAGGTCGCTCTTCACAGCCGGACCCAACAGCCTCAGAAACCCTCTTGCAAACCTTGCTTGAGGGTTCCGATGAGAGAGGGGCATCAACCGTTCCCGCCAAGGGGAGCATGGATGAGCCTCCAACTCCCAGCGCTGTCACCGTTCCGGTGATTCCTGAAGCAGGTCGGTCAGCTGACCCTCAGCTGAAGGTTGCCCTGCTGAGTCAGTCACCACCCCGCAGCATCTCGCTTCAACACGGAGCCCGTTGCCGTCGTGCTTCTGGGAAGGTGATCTCAAAAGAGACGCTGATGGATCTTCTGGCCGTTCAGCGGCAGGGACTGATCAGTTGTGGTGGCGAACGCGGACGTGTGTTGGTGAATGACAGGGCTTACGAAGGAATCATCCATCTTTTAAACAGAGGCAACGGCTGGACTGCCATTAATCAGATCAACCTCGAGCGCTACGTGGCCTCCGTTGTGGGAGCTGAGATGCCTTCGCACTGGAACGGGGAAGCACTGAAAGCGCAAGCTGTAGCAGCACGTTCCTATGCACTCGTGCATGTGATCCGTCCAGCATCGGCTGACTGGAATCTTGGCGATACAACGCGATGGCAGGCTTACGCCGGCCTGATGAGCAACACCGCGTCGACCCGCAAAGCTGCCTCCGCTACGAATGGAATCGTGCTCAGTTTTCAGGGAGGCCTGGTGGAATCCCTGTATGCAGCAACCCGGGAAATCTCAACAGAAGCCCACGGTCATCTGGGCGCCAGCATGAGCCAGCATGGAGCTCAGAAACTGGCTGAGGAGGGTTTGCGTTTCAACGAAATCCTTGGCAGGTACTACGTCGGAGCCTCTCTGGCAAGAATCAAAACCGATCGTGAATGAACACTTCTGGACAGCAGCGCTAAGCCGATCCAGCCAAGCGCTCGAGCAAGGAGCTCTGATCCCTCTGACAACCTCTCGGTTGCCATGCCCAGGACCTGGCGGCGAACATTTCGAGCTGCGTCAACTCAATGCCCGGCTGCCCAGACACCATCAACCGGAGGGACCTAAGCCGAATCCATTCAGTCCCTGGGATCCAGAACTCGAAATCGATTCGATCGGGGTCGACCATGTGCTGATTCTCAATAAATACCCAGTTCAGACAGGCCACATGCTCCTGATCACAAGGCAGTGGGCGTCGCAGGCTCATTGGCTCACCCACACAGACTGGAACGCCCTCGTGCACGTTGACCGCGACACCAGTGGGTTGTGGTTTTTCAACAGTGGGCCGAAAGCTGGAGCTAGCCAACCTCACCGCCATTTGCAGCTGCTGCGACGCCAGAGCGGTGAAAGGACATGCCCGCGCGAAAACTGGTTTCGCCGCCTGCTCGAGGTCAGCAACACAGGAGGGGTGGCAGAGAGTCACGATCCGCTGATCGGCAGTTGCGCCGTCGCCCAGCGTCCCAAGCTCTCCGACCCAGAGCAGGAGTCCCGCGCTCTGCACGCTCTGTACCGCACCCTCGCGATGACGTTGGCCCTTGGCGATGCCGATGCGGAGCAACCTCCTCTGGCTGCCTACAACCTTCTGCTCTCTCCAGATTGGATGGCCCTGATCCGGCGCAGGAAGGAGCGAGCTTCAGGGTTCAGCCTGAACGCCCTTGGTTTCGCCGGCTATCTGCTCGCCACTGAGAATTCAGATCTTGGCTGGCTGGAGCACCATGGAGCTGAACGGCTGCTTCAGGAAGTTGTGAGCCGCATCAGTGATGCCACGGATGACAGCGAGTCCTGAATGACGACTGGATGGGATGAGTCCCTGCCGAGACAGGGGATCACGAAACCAATCCATGAAGAAGCAAACAATCCAGCGCAACCAGAGGGTGAACGACCATTGGGAGCTCGTTCTTCCGATCGCGAGGCACTACGCCCGACGCTGCGGAATCGACGCCGACGACCTGAGACAAGTGGGTCTGATGGGCCTGCTTCGAGCAGCGGAAAACTTCAACGCAGACCGCTGTACAGCGTTCAAGTCATTCGCTAGACCACATATCCGTGGCGCCATCCTTCATTACCTGAGAGACAACGCATCGGTCGTGCGCTGTCCAAGACGGTTGCAGGAAAGCAAAGGCAAAGCAGATCCTGGGAAGCAGTGGCACGGAGCCGTGCTTCGAAGGGTGTACTGCTGCGATGAAAGCCTTGCGGACCCTGGGCACGAGACCACCCAAGGGATCGAGCAGCTGGAGCGCTCAAAACTGATTCAAGACAGCCTGAATGAATTGGGTGTCCCTGAACGATCAGCCATCCAGGACGTTGTCCTTGATGGCCGTAGCCTCAGAGCTGCAGGGAAAATGGCCGGTGTTAGTGCCATGACCATGCAACGACGCGTGAAGCGAGGCTTAGAGCAGCTCCGTTTGAAACTCCAACCTCAGCTCTGGGCGGACTGATCACGTTCGATTTGCTGTTCAAGGGTTGTGATGGCAGCAGAAACGGCCGCCAGCTGACGCTCAAGTCCATCGCGCCAGAAGCGGAGCATGCGCAACTTCCGTGATTTCTGCTTGTGCTGCCACTCGGCATCGGCACAGGGCATGCAATCGAAGGGGGGAAACATGAGGTGCGTTCAGTTGACACCATCCTGCCGACAGAAATTTCCAGGCGCGGGGTCGTAGGCGACTTGGCGGTTTTTGATCTGCCGATTAAGTTTGGAACTTGCGCCATCGCAGGCGCCCTCCGAGGATCCAGTCTCGCGTGTCTCACCGAATCCCACAACTGGTCCTAATTGGCGTCTCGGTTGGGATTGGCGCGGCTGCAGAGATTCGTCCGGCCCATGCGTATGTGCCTTTGATGGCAGGTCAACGCGCCAGGCCCTTGAATGGCACGTTTAATAATGTGCCGGTCCTGCATTCCAATCAGCCAGAGATTGTTAAAGGGCCGGGTATTTTAGTTAACACAGCACCTGGACAAGCCATTGCGGTGGAAACAAATCAAGCTTTAAAGAATGCTACTTACACCTTCAATGGTGAGTTCGGTGTTCACATGCACCATAAATACTATCCGCAAGATTCCAGCAAATTGGGAGGACGAAGGGCCAGGGGGCTTTTG
The sequence above is a segment of the Synechococcus sp. PROS-7-1 genome. Coding sequences within it:
- a CDS encoding DUF4090 family protein; the protein is MDLSGPDAIDKAIDAGVDLDGSPLPDAMLSLYREVMTLEGQRKRSGVKKSMRNRVVRTGAKHFDQDTLNKRLLQAGWEGLKAKEIAFFFG
- a CDS encoding DUF2237 family protein, whose translation is MTSLSNAQINVPRTDLNVLGSALELCSCEPLTGWFRDGHCRSDSSDHGQHTVCCVMTERFLSYSKALGNDLSTPMPAYGFPGLQPGDHWCVCAPRWKQAMEDGMAPPVRLEATEQGSLAVIPLEILREHAHQGMH
- a CDS encoding SDR family NAD(P)-dependent oxidoreductase — translated: MPESSPERWLGRALIVGGGGIGEVLASRLADRCPQLTVTLCRRNPKDASDWPLDLENFESLSRLTQTLSNDHHPLRLVFNATGRLHGPSLQPEKRLQHVQSDQLIESFKINAAGPLLLAKAVEPALRRNEPFHFASLSARVGSIGDNRSGGWYAYRAAKAAQNMMLRTLSVEWARRFPEATVTMLHPGTTDTPLSQPFQSFVPPDKLFSPERAAGHLLDVLLQQTPEQTGAFLAWDGQCIPW
- a CDS encoding SpoIID/LytB domain-containing protein encodes the protein MQFTPSLSLLLTTFTSVLALGLWWGSGGRSSQPDPTASETLLQTLLEGSDERGASTVPAKGSMDEPPTPSAVTVPVIPEAGRSADPQLKVALLSQSPPRSISLQHGARCRRASGKVISKETLMDLLAVQRQGLISCGGERGRVLVNDRAYEGIIHLLNRGNGWTAINQINLERYVASVVGAEMPSHWNGEALKAQAVAARSYALVHVIRPASADWNLGDTTRWQAYAGLMSNTASTRKAASATNGIVLSFQGGLVESLYAATREISTEAHGHLGASMSQHGAQKLAEEGLRFNEILGRYYVGASLARIKTDRE
- a CDS encoding DUF4922 domain-containing protein; amino-acid sequence: MVNEHFWTAALSRSSQALEQGALIPLTTSRLPCPGPGGEHFELRQLNARLPRHHQPEGPKPNPFSPWDPELEIDSIGVDHVLILNKYPVQTGHMLLITRQWASQAHWLTHTDWNALVHVDRDTSGLWFFNSGPKAGASQPHRHLQLLRRQSGERTCPRENWFRRLLEVSNTGGVAESHDPLIGSCAVAQRPKLSDPEQESRALHALYRTLAMTLALGDADAEQPPLAAYNLLLSPDWMALIRRRKERASGFSLNALGFAGYLLATENSDLGWLEHHGAERLLQEVVSRISDATDDSES
- a CDS encoding sigma-70 family RNA polymerase sigma factor gives rise to the protein MKKQTIQRNQRVNDHWELVLPIARHYARRCGIDADDLRQVGLMGLLRAAENFNADRCTAFKSFARPHIRGAILHYLRDNASVVRCPRRLQESKGKADPGKQWHGAVLRRVYCCDESLADPGHETTQGIEQLERSKLIQDSLNELGVPERSAIQDVVLDGRSLRAAGKMAGVSAMTMQRRVKRGLEQLRLKLQPQLWAD